The following are from one region of the Coffea eugenioides isolate CCC68of chromosome 2, Ceug_1.0, whole genome shotgun sequence genome:
- the LOC113763219 gene encoding homeobox-leucine zipper protein ATHB-12-like — MEQTGYFEQERWKPSNKHSPFPIPKRKRRNNAKRFSDEQVKSLESMFNREAKLEPMNKMQLAKDLGLQPRQVSIWFQNKRARWKSKKLEQEYRVLKANFDALCHQFEALKKENESLLEQLHTLNGLLENSNKKQSSSKDSNENAEHTAPPKRDQHPERREDDERTTKVNVDGVGVNEHFGKEDQANFDILTEQGESTSASRKPWCNLVSDGLLDESCCPSSWWDFSDGLC, encoded by the exons ATGGAACAAACAGGCTATTTTGAACAAGAGCGCTGGAAGCCTTCCAACAAGCACAGCCCTTTCCCAATTCCGAAGAGAAAGAGGCGCAACAATGCTAAGAGGTTCAGTGATGAACAAGTGAAGTCACTTGAGTCCATGTTTAATCGGGAGGCAAAGCTTGAACCAATGAACAAGATGCAGCTGGCAAAAGATCTAGGCCTGCAGCCGCGCCAGGTATCAATCTGGTTTCAGAACAAAAGGGCGAGATGGAAATCAAAGAAACTAGAGCAAGAATATAGAGTACTAAAAGCGAATTTCGATGCTCTATGCCACCAATTTGAAGCcttgaagaaagaaaatgagtcTTTGCTTGAGCAG TTGCACACACTAAATGGTCTGCTGGAAAACTCCAATAAGAAGCAGAGCAGTAGCAAGGATTCAAATGAAAATGCAGAGCATACAGCTCCACCAAAAAGAGACCAGCATCCTGAGCGCAGAGAAGATGATGAGAGGACAACAAAGGTGAATGTTGATGGGGTAGGCGTAAATGAACACTTTGGAAAGGAAGACCAAGCAAATTTTGATATCTTGACTGAACAAGGAGAGAGTACATCTGCATCACGAAAGCCATGGTGCAATCTTGTCTCAGATGGGCTCTTGGATGAATCATGTTGCCCTTCAAGTTGGTGGGATTTCTCAGATGGCCTTTGCTAA